TTTGATGTTTGATTTTTGATATTTAATTTCAGCTTACAAAATATAAATTACCACGCAAAAAATGACAAGAAAAATGGAAAAGAAAACAGAACTAAAACACGTTATAAAGGAATGGGTTCAGTCCATATTAATAGCGTTTATCGTTGCCATGTTTATACGGACTTTTTTCATGCAGCCATATCGTATCCCTTCCGGCTCAATGCTACCGACATTAAAGATAGGCGACCATCCTTTAGTTAATAAACTAATTTACAAAATCAGAGAACCACAACGCGGAGATGTAATAGTTTTTTTATATCCTGTCATAGAATACGGGTGCGTGCAATGTAGTTACAAATATAAATTCTTGGGACTATTCAATAGATATCAATACCGCTCTATTTACGAATACCGTGAAGATTACGATAAAGTTAAATACGGGAATATTCCTTTTGAAAAATTATCGGATAATTGGAATTGTCCCAAATGCGGAGCAGATAAAAGTAGCTTTACAAAATTGCCCCGAAAGCCTTTTATAAAAAGGTTAATCGGACTGCCCGGAGAAACCATCAAAATAGCTAACGGTAAAATTTATATTAACGGCAAAGCATTGGAAGAACCGTTAAGCATAACACAAAGACATTATGTGTCCGCAAAAAATTTCGGGACGGAAGAAATAAAAATTCCTCTTGATAGTTATTTCGCTCTCGGTGATAATACAAGGAATTCAAAAGACAGCCGTTATTGGGGTTTTGTTCCGAAAGAAAATTTAATAGGGAAAGCCACATATATTTATTGGCCTATTCACAGAATAAGAAAAATAAGGTGAATTATGAAAAATTTCTAATACCCAATTTCCAATGTATTTAAAAACACAAAACTCATCAAAAAAATTAGGAGGATAAAAAACATGGAAAACACAGGCGTAATGGGTTCATATTTAAAAGCAAGATATTCGGCATTTAAATGGCGAGCCGAACTGGCAATTGCTCAAAAAATCGTTTTAGCGCTTTGCATG
This genomic window from bacterium contains:
- the lepB gene encoding signal peptidase I, with translation MEKKTELKHVIKEWVQSILIAFIVAMFIRTFFMQPYRIPSGSMLPTLKIGDHPLVNKLIYKIREPQRGDVIVFLYPVIEYGCVQCSYKYKFLGLFNRYQYRSIYEYREDYDKVKYGNIPFEKLSDNWNCPKCGADKSSFTKLPRKPFIKRLIGLPGETIKIANGKIYINGKALEEPLSITQRHYVSAKNFGTEEIKIPLDSYFALGDNTRNSKDSRYWGFVPKENLIGKATYIYWPIHRIRKIR